The proteins below come from a single Oryzias latipes chromosome 14, ASM223467v1 genomic window:
- the LOC100049521 gene encoding fibroblast growth factor receptor 4 isoform X3, protein MEKVCSFWMLLVCLVGGAAARTVAETRNKDFQESRPLIVPGYPRNTTVELGGQARLLCKVHKPAFTKVQWLKSESSSTGASQPQIKALTPLQSSSSKTKTLHLSNVTLEDAGEYICVAESSHAGETLQAMQSAWLQVLPGSTSQGLELNSADVLPAELPPRRPSLQAGLPENATAVVGSDAQFLCKVHGDSGAKMQWLKHVEINGSRFSPEGRPHVKILKTSSSDSNHGVEMEVLSLSNVSPDDAGAYTCWAENSAGFVFQTAWLTVIPDPETRRTWVQEVEVEREADLDVLEDLSEDTTEHLVLEPGDVLKLRCDVSTRRSAAVTWYKEGVRLLATTRIKMRGAMVEITDVTYEDSGVYVCTLRGTKHPVRNFTITVADYLGSGDDDEDNGLGDSSAESENDQVYLSRGPFWTHTQRMEKKLYAVPAGNTVRFRCPAMGTPIPTIRWLKNGREFRGEHRIGGIKLRHQHWSLVMESVVPSDRGNYTCVVENEYGSISHNYVLDVLERSPHRPILQAGLPANTTAVIGSDVQFRCKVYSDAQPHIQWLKHIEINGSRFAPDGVPYVNVLKTGSLNMSDVEVLYLSKVTMEDAGEYTCLAGNSIGYAHQSAWLTVLSEEAADSMETMETKYTDIVIYACGFLALIMAVIIVVLCRMQVQPRREPFDALPVQKLSKFPLRRQYSVESNSSGKSSASLMRVARLSSSCSPMLAGVMEFELPYDPEWEFPRENLTLGKPLGEGCFGQVVRAEAYGINKDGPEQATTVAVKMLKDDATDKDLADLISEMELMKVMDKHKNIINLLGVCTQDGPLYVLVEYASKGSLREYLRARRPPGMDYTFDVTKVPEEQLTFKDLLSCAYQVARGMEYLASKRCIHRDLAARNVLVTEDNVMKIADFGLARGVHQIDYYKKTTNGRLPVKWMAPEALFDRVYTHQSDVWSFGVLMWEIFTLGGSPYPGIPVEELFKLLKEGHRMDKPSNCTHELYMLMTECWHAIPNQRPTFKKLVEELDKALLSISDEYLDLSTPFEQYSPSCEDTSSSCSSDNDSVFTHDALSTDPCLLSYQDVHSRIDTKTALR, encoded by the exons ATGGAGAAGGTCTGTTCTTTCTGGATGCTGCTGGTCTGTCTGgtgggaggagctgcagccagaACGGTTGCAGAGACAAGAAATAAAG attttcagGAGTCTAGGCCTCTAATTGTGCCAGGTTACCCCAGGAACACCACAGTGGAGTTGGGTGGTCAGGCAAGACTGCTGTGCAAAGTCCACAAGCCAGCATTCACCAAGGTGCAATGGCTGAAGTCTGAATCCAGCAGCACAGGAGCAAGCCAGCCTCAGATCAAAGCTCTGACG CCCCTGCAGAGCAGCTCCTCCAAAACCAAAACTCTTCACTTGTCCAATGTCACGCTGGAAGATGCAGGCGAATACATCTGCGTGGCTGAGAGCAGCCATGCCGGGGAGACTCTCCAGGCCATGCAGTCGGCGTGGCTGCAGGTCCTGCCTG GAAGCACTTCCCAAGGTTTAGAATTGAACTCAGCAGATGTCCTTCCAG CAGAACTCCCCCCTCGAAGACCCTCCCTGCAGGCCGGTCTGCCTGAAAACGCCACAGCAGTGGTAGGGAGTGATGCTCAGTTTCTGTGTAAGGTCCACGGTGACTCTGGCGCTAAAATGCAGTGGCTGAAGCACGTGGAAATAAACGGCAGTCGCTTCTCCCCCGAGGGTCGTCCCCACGTCAAGATCCTTAAA ACGAGCAGCTCCGACTCTAATCACGGGGTAGAAATGGAGGTGTTGTCATTGTCAAACGTCAGCCCGGATGATGCGGGAGCGTACACCTGCTGGGCCGAAAATTCAGCGGGCTTTGTCTTCCAAACCGCCTGGCTCACTGTCATTCCAG ATCCTGAAACAAGACGCACATGGGTTCAGGAGGTCGAAGTTGAAAGAGAGGCTGATTTAG ATGTCCTGGAGGACCTCAGTGAGGACACCACAGAGCATCTTGTCTTGGAGCCAGGTGATGTTTTGAAGCTGCGCTGCGATGTGAGCACACGGCGCAGCGCTGCTGTGACCTGGTACAAGGAGGGTGTCCGGCTCCTGGCCACGACACGCATCAAGATGCGAGGCGCCATGGTGGAGATCACAGACGTGACCTACGAGGATTCAGGAGTTTATGTTTGCACGCTTAGAGGAACCAAACACCCTGTGAGGAACTTCACCATCACTGTTGCAG ACTATTTAGGGTCTGGAGATGATGATGAGGACAATGGATTGGGAGATTCATCTGCTGAGAGTGAAAATGACCAAGTGTACCTTTCTAGAG GTCCCTTCTGGACTCACACCCAGCGTATGGAGAAGAAGCTGTACGCCGTCCCTGCAGGCAACACAGTGAGGTTTCGCTGCCCGGCCATGGGCACCCCAATCCCAACTATTCGCTGGCTGAAAAACGGACGGGAATTCAGAGGAGAGCATCGGATCGGGGGGATCAAG CTGCGGCACCAGCACTGGAGCTTGGTGATGGAGAGCGTCGTGCCCTCGGACAGAGGAAACTACACCTGTGTGGTGGAAAACGAATACGGTTCCATCTCCCATAACTATGTCCTGGATGTTCTGG AGCGCTCCCCCCACAGGCCCATTCTGCAGGCGGGTCTACCAGCCAATACCACAGCAGTGATAGGAAGTGACGTTCAATTCCGCTGTAAGGTCTACAGCGATGCCCAGCCTCACATTCAGTGGCTGAAGCACATTGAAATTAACGGCAGTCGCTTCGCCCCTGATGGGGTTCCCTACGTAAACGTCCTCAAG ACAGGCAGTCTGAACATGTCCGACGTGGAGGTGCTCTACCTGTCAAAAGTTACCATGGAGGATGCAGGAGAGTACACCTGTCTGGCTGGAAATTCAATTGGCTACGCCCACCAGTCTGCCTGGCTTACTGTGCTGTCAG aagaagcagctgaCTCCATGGAAACCATGGAAACCAAATACACGGACATCGTCATTTACGCCTGTGGATTCCTGGCCTTAATCATGGCGGTCATCATTGTGGTGCTGTGCCGGATGCAGGTCCAGCCCAGACGAGAGCCGTTTGATGCCCTTCCAGTTCAGAAGCTCTCCAAATTCCCTCTTCGTAGACAG TACTCGGTGGAGTCCAACTCATCAGGGAAGTCCAGCGCCTCTCTGATGAGGGTGGCTCGCCTCTCGTCCAGCTGCTCCCCCATGCTGGCAGGAGTCATGGAGTTTGAGCTTCCCTACGATCCAGAGTGGGAGTTCCCCAGAGAGAA TTTAACGCTTGGCAAGCCTCTGGGGGAAGGCTGCTTTGGTCAGGTGGTTAGGGCTGAGGCCTACGGCATCAACAAGGACGGCCCGGAGCAGGCCACCACGGTGGCCGTGAAAATGCTCAAAG ATGACGCTACAGACAAAGACCTGGCTGACCTTATCTCTGAAATGGAGCTGATGAAGGTGATGGACAAGCACAAGAACATCATAAACCTGCTGGGAGTCTGCACACAGGACG gCCCTCTTTATGTGCTGGTGGAGTATGCATCCAAAGGCAGTTTGAGGGAGTACCTGCGGGCCAGGCGACCTCCAGGCATGGATTACACCTTTGATGTGACCAAAGTGCCAGAGGAACAGCTCACCTTCAAAGACCTGCTGTCCTGTGCCTACCAGGTGGCCCGAGGAATGGAGTACCTGGCCTCCAAAAGG TGCATCCACAGGGACCTGGCAGCCAGGAACGTTCTGGTGACGGAGGACAACGTGATGAAGATTGCAGACTTTGGCCTGGCCAGAGGAGTCCACCAGATTGACTACTACAAGAAAACCACCAAT GGGCGTCTGCCAGTGAAATGGATGGCACCAGAAGCTCTGTTTGACAGAGTCTACACACACCAAAGTGATGT GTGGTCGTTTGGTGTCCTTATGTGGGAGATTTTCACGTTGGGGGGTTCGCCGTACCCCGGCATCCCCGTCGAGGAGCTCTTCAAACTGCTAAAGGAGGGACACCGCATGGACAAACCTTCCAACTGCACACATGAACT ATATATGCTGATGACCGAGTGCTGGCACGCCATTCCAAACCAGAGACCGACGTTCAAGAAGCTGGTGGAGGAGCTGGACAAGGCTCTGCTCTCCATTTCTGACGAG TACTTGGACCTGTCCACGCCTTTCGAGCAGTACTCCCCTTCCTGTGAGGACACGTCCAGCTCCTGCTCATCTGACAACGACTCCGTTTTTACCCACGATGCCTTGTCCACTGATCCCTGCCTCCTGAGCTACCAGGACGTGCACTCCCGGATAGACACAAAGACGGCTCTCCGATAG
- the LOC100049521 gene encoding fibroblast growth factor receptor 4 isoform X2: MEKVCSFWMLLVCLVGGAAARTVAETRNKDFQESRPLIVPGYPRNTTVELGGQARLLCKVHKPAFTKVQWLKSESSSTGASQPQIKALTPLQSSSSKTKTLHLSNVTLEDAGEYICVAESSHAGETLQAMQSAWLQVLPGSTSQGLELNSADVLPELPPRRPSLQAGLPENATAVVGSDAQFLCKVHGDSGAKMQWLKHVEINGSRFSPEGRPHVKILKTSSSDSNHGVEMEVLSLSNVSPDDAGAYTCWAENSAGFVFQTAWLTVIPDPETRRTWVQEVEVEREADLDVLEDLSEDTTEHLVLEPGDVLKLRCDVSTRRSAAVTWYKEGVRLLATTRIKMRGAMVEITDVTYEDSGVYVCTLRGTKHPVRNFTITVADYLGSGDDDEDNGLGDSSAESENDQVYLSRGPFWTHTQRMEKKLYAVPAGNTVRFRCPAMGTPIPTIRWLKNGREFRGEHRIGGIKLRHQHWSLVMESVVPSDRGNYTCVVENEYGSISHNYVLDVLERSPHRPILQAGLPANTTAVIGSDVQFRCKVYSDAQPHIQWLKHIEINGSRFAPDGVPYVNVLKTGSLNMSDVEVLYLSKVTMEDAGEYTCLAGNSIGYAHQSAWLTVLSEEEAADSMETMETKYTDIVIYACGFLALIMAVIIVVLCRMQVQPRREPFDALPVQKLSKFPLRRQYSVESNSSGKSSASLMRVARLSSSCSPMLAGVMEFELPYDPEWEFPRENLTLGKPLGEGCFGQVVRAEAYGINKDGPEQATTVAVKMLKDDATDKDLADLISEMELMKVMDKHKNIINLLGVCTQDGPLYVLVEYASKGSLREYLRARRPPGMDYTFDVTKVPEEQLTFKDLLSCAYQVARGMEYLASKRCIHRDLAARNVLVTEDNVMKIADFGLARGVHQIDYYKKTTNGRLPVKWMAPEALFDRVYTHQSDVWSFGVLMWEIFTLGGSPYPGIPVEELFKLLKEGHRMDKPSNCTHELYMLMTECWHAIPNQRPTFKKLVEELDKALLSISDEYLDLSTPFEQYSPSCEDTSSSCSSDNDSVFTHDALSTDPCLLSYQDVHSRIDTKTALR, from the exons ATGGAGAAGGTCTGTTCTTTCTGGATGCTGCTGGTCTGTCTGgtgggaggagctgcagccagaACGGTTGCAGAGACAAGAAATAAAG attttcagGAGTCTAGGCCTCTAATTGTGCCAGGTTACCCCAGGAACACCACAGTGGAGTTGGGTGGTCAGGCAAGACTGCTGTGCAAAGTCCACAAGCCAGCATTCACCAAGGTGCAATGGCTGAAGTCTGAATCCAGCAGCACAGGAGCAAGCCAGCCTCAGATCAAAGCTCTGACG CCCCTGCAGAGCAGCTCCTCCAAAACCAAAACTCTTCACTTGTCCAATGTCACGCTGGAAGATGCAGGCGAATACATCTGCGTGGCTGAGAGCAGCCATGCCGGGGAGACTCTCCAGGCCATGCAGTCGGCGTGGCTGCAGGTCCTGCCTG GAAGCACTTCCCAAGGTTTAGAATTGAACTCAGCAGATGTCCTTCCAG AACTCCCCCCTCGAAGACCCTCCCTGCAGGCCGGTCTGCCTGAAAACGCCACAGCAGTGGTAGGGAGTGATGCTCAGTTTCTGTGTAAGGTCCACGGTGACTCTGGCGCTAAAATGCAGTGGCTGAAGCACGTGGAAATAAACGGCAGTCGCTTCTCCCCCGAGGGTCGTCCCCACGTCAAGATCCTTAAA ACGAGCAGCTCCGACTCTAATCACGGGGTAGAAATGGAGGTGTTGTCATTGTCAAACGTCAGCCCGGATGATGCGGGAGCGTACACCTGCTGGGCCGAAAATTCAGCGGGCTTTGTCTTCCAAACCGCCTGGCTCACTGTCATTCCAG ATCCTGAAACAAGACGCACATGGGTTCAGGAGGTCGAAGTTGAAAGAGAGGCTGATTTAG ATGTCCTGGAGGACCTCAGTGAGGACACCACAGAGCATCTTGTCTTGGAGCCAGGTGATGTTTTGAAGCTGCGCTGCGATGTGAGCACACGGCGCAGCGCTGCTGTGACCTGGTACAAGGAGGGTGTCCGGCTCCTGGCCACGACACGCATCAAGATGCGAGGCGCCATGGTGGAGATCACAGACGTGACCTACGAGGATTCAGGAGTTTATGTTTGCACGCTTAGAGGAACCAAACACCCTGTGAGGAACTTCACCATCACTGTTGCAG ACTATTTAGGGTCTGGAGATGATGATGAGGACAATGGATTGGGAGATTCATCTGCTGAGAGTGAAAATGACCAAGTGTACCTTTCTAGAG GTCCCTTCTGGACTCACACCCAGCGTATGGAGAAGAAGCTGTACGCCGTCCCTGCAGGCAACACAGTGAGGTTTCGCTGCCCGGCCATGGGCACCCCAATCCCAACTATTCGCTGGCTGAAAAACGGACGGGAATTCAGAGGAGAGCATCGGATCGGGGGGATCAAG CTGCGGCACCAGCACTGGAGCTTGGTGATGGAGAGCGTCGTGCCCTCGGACAGAGGAAACTACACCTGTGTGGTGGAAAACGAATACGGTTCCATCTCCCATAACTATGTCCTGGATGTTCTGG AGCGCTCCCCCCACAGGCCCATTCTGCAGGCGGGTCTACCAGCCAATACCACAGCAGTGATAGGAAGTGACGTTCAATTCCGCTGTAAGGTCTACAGCGATGCCCAGCCTCACATTCAGTGGCTGAAGCACATTGAAATTAACGGCAGTCGCTTCGCCCCTGATGGGGTTCCCTACGTAAACGTCCTCAAG ACAGGCAGTCTGAACATGTCCGACGTGGAGGTGCTCTACCTGTCAAAAGTTACCATGGAGGATGCAGGAGAGTACACCTGTCTGGCTGGAAATTCAATTGGCTACGCCCACCAGTCTGCCTGGCTTACTGTGCTGTCAG aagaagaagcagctgaCTCCATGGAAACCATGGAAACCAAATACACGGACATCGTCATTTACGCCTGTGGATTCCTGGCCTTAATCATGGCGGTCATCATTGTGGTGCTGTGCCGGATGCAGGTCCAGCCCAGACGAGAGCCGTTTGATGCCCTTCCAGTTCAGAAGCTCTCCAAATTCCCTCTTCGTAGACAG TACTCGGTGGAGTCCAACTCATCAGGGAAGTCCAGCGCCTCTCTGATGAGGGTGGCTCGCCTCTCGTCCAGCTGCTCCCCCATGCTGGCAGGAGTCATGGAGTTTGAGCTTCCCTACGATCCAGAGTGGGAGTTCCCCAGAGAGAA TTTAACGCTTGGCAAGCCTCTGGGGGAAGGCTGCTTTGGTCAGGTGGTTAGGGCTGAGGCCTACGGCATCAACAAGGACGGCCCGGAGCAGGCCACCACGGTGGCCGTGAAAATGCTCAAAG ATGACGCTACAGACAAAGACCTGGCTGACCTTATCTCTGAAATGGAGCTGATGAAGGTGATGGACAAGCACAAGAACATCATAAACCTGCTGGGAGTCTGCACACAGGACG gCCCTCTTTATGTGCTGGTGGAGTATGCATCCAAAGGCAGTTTGAGGGAGTACCTGCGGGCCAGGCGACCTCCAGGCATGGATTACACCTTTGATGTGACCAAAGTGCCAGAGGAACAGCTCACCTTCAAAGACCTGCTGTCCTGTGCCTACCAGGTGGCCCGAGGAATGGAGTACCTGGCCTCCAAAAGG TGCATCCACAGGGACCTGGCAGCCAGGAACGTTCTGGTGACGGAGGACAACGTGATGAAGATTGCAGACTTTGGCCTGGCCAGAGGAGTCCACCAGATTGACTACTACAAGAAAACCACCAAT GGGCGTCTGCCAGTGAAATGGATGGCACCAGAAGCTCTGTTTGACAGAGTCTACACACACCAAAGTGATGT GTGGTCGTTTGGTGTCCTTATGTGGGAGATTTTCACGTTGGGGGGTTCGCCGTACCCCGGCATCCCCGTCGAGGAGCTCTTCAAACTGCTAAAGGAGGGACACCGCATGGACAAACCTTCCAACTGCACACATGAACT ATATATGCTGATGACCGAGTGCTGGCACGCCATTCCAAACCAGAGACCGACGTTCAAGAAGCTGGTGGAGGAGCTGGACAAGGCTCTGCTCTCCATTTCTGACGAG TACTTGGACCTGTCCACGCCTTTCGAGCAGTACTCCCCTTCCTGTGAGGACACGTCCAGCTCCTGCTCATCTGACAACGACTCCGTTTTTACCCACGATGCCTTGTCCACTGATCCCTGCCTCCTGAGCTACCAGGACGTGCACTCCCGGATAGACACAAAGACGGCTCTCCGATAG
- the LOC100049521 gene encoding fibroblast growth factor receptor 4 isoform X1 produces the protein MEKVCSFWMLLVCLVGGAAARTVAETRNKDFQESRPLIVPGYPRNTTVELGGQARLLCKVHKPAFTKVQWLKSESSSTGASQPQIKALTPLQSSSSKTKTLHLSNVTLEDAGEYICVAESSHAGETLQAMQSAWLQVLPGSTSQGLELNSADVLPAELPPRRPSLQAGLPENATAVVGSDAQFLCKVHGDSGAKMQWLKHVEINGSRFSPEGRPHVKILKTSSSDSNHGVEMEVLSLSNVSPDDAGAYTCWAENSAGFVFQTAWLTVIPDPETRRTWVQEVEVEREADLDVLEDLSEDTTEHLVLEPGDVLKLRCDVSTRRSAAVTWYKEGVRLLATTRIKMRGAMVEITDVTYEDSGVYVCTLRGTKHPVRNFTITVADYLGSGDDDEDNGLGDSSAESENDQVYLSRGPFWTHTQRMEKKLYAVPAGNTVRFRCPAMGTPIPTIRWLKNGREFRGEHRIGGIKLRHQHWSLVMESVVPSDRGNYTCVVENEYGSISHNYVLDVLERSPHRPILQAGLPANTTAVIGSDVQFRCKVYSDAQPHIQWLKHIEINGSRFAPDGVPYVNVLKTGSLNMSDVEVLYLSKVTMEDAGEYTCLAGNSIGYAHQSAWLTVLSEEEAADSMETMETKYTDIVIYACGFLALIMAVIIVVLCRMQVQPRREPFDALPVQKLSKFPLRRQYSVESNSSGKSSASLMRVARLSSSCSPMLAGVMEFELPYDPEWEFPRENLTLGKPLGEGCFGQVVRAEAYGINKDGPEQATTVAVKMLKDDATDKDLADLISEMELMKVMDKHKNIINLLGVCTQDGPLYVLVEYASKGSLREYLRARRPPGMDYTFDVTKVPEEQLTFKDLLSCAYQVARGMEYLASKRCIHRDLAARNVLVTEDNVMKIADFGLARGVHQIDYYKKTTNGRLPVKWMAPEALFDRVYTHQSDVWSFGVLMWEIFTLGGSPYPGIPVEELFKLLKEGHRMDKPSNCTHELYMLMTECWHAIPNQRPTFKKLVEELDKALLSISDEYLDLSTPFEQYSPSCEDTSSSCSSDNDSVFTHDALSTDPCLLSYQDVHSRIDTKTALR, from the exons ATGGAGAAGGTCTGTTCTTTCTGGATGCTGCTGGTCTGTCTGgtgggaggagctgcagccagaACGGTTGCAGAGACAAGAAATAAAG attttcagGAGTCTAGGCCTCTAATTGTGCCAGGTTACCCCAGGAACACCACAGTGGAGTTGGGTGGTCAGGCAAGACTGCTGTGCAAAGTCCACAAGCCAGCATTCACCAAGGTGCAATGGCTGAAGTCTGAATCCAGCAGCACAGGAGCAAGCCAGCCTCAGATCAAAGCTCTGACG CCCCTGCAGAGCAGCTCCTCCAAAACCAAAACTCTTCACTTGTCCAATGTCACGCTGGAAGATGCAGGCGAATACATCTGCGTGGCTGAGAGCAGCCATGCCGGGGAGACTCTCCAGGCCATGCAGTCGGCGTGGCTGCAGGTCCTGCCTG GAAGCACTTCCCAAGGTTTAGAATTGAACTCAGCAGATGTCCTTCCAG CAGAACTCCCCCCTCGAAGACCCTCCCTGCAGGCCGGTCTGCCTGAAAACGCCACAGCAGTGGTAGGGAGTGATGCTCAGTTTCTGTGTAAGGTCCACGGTGACTCTGGCGCTAAAATGCAGTGGCTGAAGCACGTGGAAATAAACGGCAGTCGCTTCTCCCCCGAGGGTCGTCCCCACGTCAAGATCCTTAAA ACGAGCAGCTCCGACTCTAATCACGGGGTAGAAATGGAGGTGTTGTCATTGTCAAACGTCAGCCCGGATGATGCGGGAGCGTACACCTGCTGGGCCGAAAATTCAGCGGGCTTTGTCTTCCAAACCGCCTGGCTCACTGTCATTCCAG ATCCTGAAACAAGACGCACATGGGTTCAGGAGGTCGAAGTTGAAAGAGAGGCTGATTTAG ATGTCCTGGAGGACCTCAGTGAGGACACCACAGAGCATCTTGTCTTGGAGCCAGGTGATGTTTTGAAGCTGCGCTGCGATGTGAGCACACGGCGCAGCGCTGCTGTGACCTGGTACAAGGAGGGTGTCCGGCTCCTGGCCACGACACGCATCAAGATGCGAGGCGCCATGGTGGAGATCACAGACGTGACCTACGAGGATTCAGGAGTTTATGTTTGCACGCTTAGAGGAACCAAACACCCTGTGAGGAACTTCACCATCACTGTTGCAG ACTATTTAGGGTCTGGAGATGATGATGAGGACAATGGATTGGGAGATTCATCTGCTGAGAGTGAAAATGACCAAGTGTACCTTTCTAGAG GTCCCTTCTGGACTCACACCCAGCGTATGGAGAAGAAGCTGTACGCCGTCCCTGCAGGCAACACAGTGAGGTTTCGCTGCCCGGCCATGGGCACCCCAATCCCAACTATTCGCTGGCTGAAAAACGGACGGGAATTCAGAGGAGAGCATCGGATCGGGGGGATCAAG CTGCGGCACCAGCACTGGAGCTTGGTGATGGAGAGCGTCGTGCCCTCGGACAGAGGAAACTACACCTGTGTGGTGGAAAACGAATACGGTTCCATCTCCCATAACTATGTCCTGGATGTTCTGG AGCGCTCCCCCCACAGGCCCATTCTGCAGGCGGGTCTACCAGCCAATACCACAGCAGTGATAGGAAGTGACGTTCAATTCCGCTGTAAGGTCTACAGCGATGCCCAGCCTCACATTCAGTGGCTGAAGCACATTGAAATTAACGGCAGTCGCTTCGCCCCTGATGGGGTTCCCTACGTAAACGTCCTCAAG ACAGGCAGTCTGAACATGTCCGACGTGGAGGTGCTCTACCTGTCAAAAGTTACCATGGAGGATGCAGGAGAGTACACCTGTCTGGCTGGAAATTCAATTGGCTACGCCCACCAGTCTGCCTGGCTTACTGTGCTGTCAG aagaagaagcagctgaCTCCATGGAAACCATGGAAACCAAATACACGGACATCGTCATTTACGCCTGTGGATTCCTGGCCTTAATCATGGCGGTCATCATTGTGGTGCTGTGCCGGATGCAGGTCCAGCCCAGACGAGAGCCGTTTGATGCCCTTCCAGTTCAGAAGCTCTCCAAATTCCCTCTTCGTAGACAG TACTCGGTGGAGTCCAACTCATCAGGGAAGTCCAGCGCCTCTCTGATGAGGGTGGCTCGCCTCTCGTCCAGCTGCTCCCCCATGCTGGCAGGAGTCATGGAGTTTGAGCTTCCCTACGATCCAGAGTGGGAGTTCCCCAGAGAGAA TTTAACGCTTGGCAAGCCTCTGGGGGAAGGCTGCTTTGGTCAGGTGGTTAGGGCTGAGGCCTACGGCATCAACAAGGACGGCCCGGAGCAGGCCACCACGGTGGCCGTGAAAATGCTCAAAG ATGACGCTACAGACAAAGACCTGGCTGACCTTATCTCTGAAATGGAGCTGATGAAGGTGATGGACAAGCACAAGAACATCATAAACCTGCTGGGAGTCTGCACACAGGACG gCCCTCTTTATGTGCTGGTGGAGTATGCATCCAAAGGCAGTTTGAGGGAGTACCTGCGGGCCAGGCGACCTCCAGGCATGGATTACACCTTTGATGTGACCAAAGTGCCAGAGGAACAGCTCACCTTCAAAGACCTGCTGTCCTGTGCCTACCAGGTGGCCCGAGGAATGGAGTACCTGGCCTCCAAAAGG TGCATCCACAGGGACCTGGCAGCCAGGAACGTTCTGGTGACGGAGGACAACGTGATGAAGATTGCAGACTTTGGCCTGGCCAGAGGAGTCCACCAGATTGACTACTACAAGAAAACCACCAAT GGGCGTCTGCCAGTGAAATGGATGGCACCAGAAGCTCTGTTTGACAGAGTCTACACACACCAAAGTGATGT GTGGTCGTTTGGTGTCCTTATGTGGGAGATTTTCACGTTGGGGGGTTCGCCGTACCCCGGCATCCCCGTCGAGGAGCTCTTCAAACTGCTAAAGGAGGGACACCGCATGGACAAACCTTCCAACTGCACACATGAACT ATATATGCTGATGACCGAGTGCTGGCACGCCATTCCAAACCAGAGACCGACGTTCAAGAAGCTGGTGGAGGAGCTGGACAAGGCTCTGCTCTCCATTTCTGACGAG TACTTGGACCTGTCCACGCCTTTCGAGCAGTACTCCCCTTCCTGTGAGGACACGTCCAGCTCCTGCTCATCTGACAACGACTCCGTTTTTACCCACGATGCCTTGTCCACTGATCCCTGCCTCCTGAGCTACCAGGACGTGCACTCCCGGATAGACACAAAGACGGCTCTCCGATAG